The window CCTTCGGTTTTGGCGGGTTTTTACCCCGTGCCAGTGCCTCGTAAAGCGCGCTCCGTCCCTCCACATCATCCGACTTAATTGTCAAAACCTCCTGCAGCGCATGCGCCGCTCCGTAAGCCTCAAGCGCCCATACCTCCATTTCGCCAAACCTCTGGCCTCCGAACTGCGCCTTACCACCTAAAGGCTGCTGCGTAATCAACGAATAACGACCCGTTGAGCGAGCATGAATCTTATCATCAACCATATGGATAAGCTTCATCATATACATCACGCCGACCGTGACCTTGCCCTGGAACCGCTCGCCCGTCCGTCCATCGTAAAGCACCACCTTACCATCTTCCGGCAAACCGGCTTTCCGCAACTCCTCCTTAATCTCCTCGGGCGTGGCACTTTCAAACACCGGACATATCGCCTGATATCCTAAAATCTTCGCCGCCCAGCCCAGATGCGCCTCAAGCACCTGTCCGATATTCATTCGTGATGGCACCCCCAGCGGATTCAACACCATATCCACCGCGACTCCCCGCAACTCCTTCAAAGTACCTGACTCCTTATCCTGCCCCGGGTCCACCGCAAGATACGGCATATCCTCCACCGGCAAAACCTTTGCCACCACACCCTTATTACCATGGCGCCCGGCCATCTTATCACCCACCGCAAGCCTGCGCTTCTGGGCGATAAAAACCGTAACCCAGCGCAACACCCCATGCGGCAGCTCATCCCCGCGGGTAACTCGTTCAACCTCTTCATCCCGCTCCTGTTTCGCTCGGGCCACCGCCTCTTCATACTCTTCGGTCGCTTTGTTTATCTGTTCCTGGAGCCGGGGGTTCGAAACCAGCTGGGCAAAATTCACCACACTCGTGAAATCGTCGCTGTTCAGGAACTCATCGTCCATTACCAGACCAGCCTTGTGAACAACTTTTCCGCTCCGAGTTTTGGCGTTCGCTGCCGCCTTGTGGCCCCGGAGAATTGAGCGCAACTTTTCGTTCCGGCGTTCCGCAAAAAACTCCTTCTTCACCTCGAACTTTCGATTTGCCTCCTCGATACGCTCCCGTTCCAGCCGGCGGGAGAGCGCGTCGTTGAGTTTCCGCGAGAGCACCCGGCGTTCTACAACCGTTCCAAAAACCCCGGGTTCTACGCGCAGCGAACTATCGCGCACATTGGCCGCCTTCTCTCCAAAAATCGCCCGCAACAAACGTTCCTCCGGAGTGTACTCGGTTTCGCCTTTCGGTGTAATTCTGCCCACTAAAATATCGCCCGGGCCCACTTCCGCGCCGACCCGAACAATTCCAAATTCATCAAGATTCCGCAGTTCATCCTCACTGGCACCAGGAATATCACGGGTAATTATCTCAGGACCTAATCTCGTCTCCCGAGCCTGAATTTCAAACTCAAGAATTTGAATCGATGTAAAGGCATCCTCTTTCAGAAGATTTTCCGACACGATAATAGCATCTTCATAATTGTAACCCCGCCAGGGCACAAATGCGACCAGAACATTCCGCCCTAGTGCCAGTTGACCACTCTCAGTCGCTGGCCCATCAGCAAGAATATCACCCTTTTTCACTTCATCTCCGGGCTGAACCACCGGACGCTGCGTAAGGCAGGTATACTGATTTGACTTTCGAAACTTTGTCAAACGGTACTCCTTCAGCCCGCTCTCAGTACGCAGGGTAATTGTCCGGGCATCAACCCGCGTCACAACACCATCCTCTTCCGCAAGCAGCACCGCACCCGATTCAGCGGCAAACTTACCTTCCACTCCGGTTGCCACAACCGGCTTCTCCGGTACAAGAAGCGGGACCGCTTGCCGCTGCATATTCGCACCCATCAATGCCCGGTCGGCGTCGTCATGTTCGAGGAAGGGAATCATCACCGTGGAAGGTGCAAACAGCTGCTTGGGCGAAACATCCATAAAGTCAACCTGCTCCGGCGGTACACTTATCACATCACCCCGTCGCCGACAGATCACCTCTTTATCCGCAAACCGTCCGTCGGGCAAAAGTTCACTCGTGTACTGGGCAATTGTATAGCGGTCCTCCTCCTCTGGTGTAAGATAAATCTCCTTGCCCTTACCCATAATCACCCGGCCATCTTTTACCCGCCAGTAAGGTGTGCTGATAAACCCGTAATGGTCGATATCGGCATAAGTAGAAACGGTGGCAATCAAACCGATATTAGGTCCCTCGGGTGTTTCAATTGGACAAATCCTGCCGTAATGTGAGTAATGGACATCGCGCACCTCGAAGCCCGCGGTCTCTTTTGTTAACCCACCGGGCCCAAGTGTGGAAACCCGCCGCTTATGAGTCAACTCCGCCAGCGGATTGGTCTGCTCCATAAACTGACAGAGCTGATTCTGGGTAAAAAACTGCATTATCGCATTGGCAACAACTCGGGTGTTTACCAACTCCTGAGGAACGAGCGAACTGTCATCGATAAACGCCGCCCGTTCCCTGATGTTCTGAGCAAGTTGTAACAAAGCCTGCCGAACCTGATTCTCTAATAGTTCCCCGACCCGGCGCACTCGACGACTTCCTAAGTGGTCAACATCATCGGTATTGTACCGGACTATATCGCCATCAGATTTGAAACCGGCAGAACGCAGTCGTGCCTGTGCCTGTTCCCCCATCTTACTGTCCCAGTAAGTTAAGAAAATTGAGCGCCGATACTGGTCATAGATATAACCATCTGGTTGACAGTTACCATCCTTCAATGTCCTTAGAATCCGGTCCCGTTCCTCGGCACTCTCGCAGGTAGAAAGAATCGTGTAGTACTGACTTTCGTCGGCGAGCCGTATTAGATACCTGGTGATGGCAACGATATCCTCCGGCGTAAGGGTCGTAACCGCATCAGGTGTGCTCAAATACAAACGGCGATTCAACTTATACCTTCCGACCGCACCCAGGTCAAAGCGCCGATTGTCAAACAACATCCCGATAATCATCTGCTGGGCAATATCAAGCGAATGGGGCGCAATTGAACGCAATCGGTAGTAAATCCGTTTAATCGCATCTTCCCGTGAAGTTGAACGGTCTTCTTTCAGCGTGTTGACGATGATGCCAAGACCCGCCTGCCCCTGCGGTACCACTAGGGCAGTGGTTACGCCGCGGTTATTAAGCAACTCAATCAACCCTTCGGTCAGCCGTTCACCCGCCCGCGCATAAACCTCACCCGTGGACGCGTCCGCGATATCCTGAACCAAAACATCGCCCACCTCAAGCGTCCGTTCCTCAGTATAAAAAAGGCGCTTCAGTACAT is drawn from candidate division WOR-3 bacterium and contains these coding sequences:
- the rpoB gene encoding DNA-directed RNA polymerase subunit beta, with product MLKTKQKNFAHRETPLEVPSLLSLQIESFASFTQADVPPAERRAQGLEAVFKEMFPIEDEHKNFRLEYVRYEFGSPRYSPEEATARGVTYSRPLKVVFRLVKKGFGKGSEEVRDLIEQEVYFCEFPWMTRGGSFIINGVERVVVSQLHRSPGVYFTREGEEISALLVPLRGAWFEMVVDKSGELVVLLDRKRRIPAATFFRAIGLTHSDVLKRLFYTEERTLEVGDVLVQDIADASTGEVYARAGERLTEGLIELLNNRGVTTALVVPQGQAGLGIIVNTLKEDRSTSREDAIKRIYYRLRSIAPHSLDIAQQMIIGMLFDNRRFDLGAVGRYKLNRRLYLSTPDAVTTLTPEDIVAITRYLIRLADESQYYTILSTCESAEERDRILRTLKDGNCQPDGYIYDQYRRSIFLTYWDSKMGEQAQARLRSAGFKSDGDIVRYNTDDVDHLGSRRVRRVGELLENQVRQALLQLAQNIRERAAFIDDSSLVPQELVNTRVVANAIMQFFTQNQLCQFMEQTNPLAELTHKRRVSTLGPGGLTKETAGFEVRDVHYSHYGRICPIETPEGPNIGLIATVSTYADIDHYGFISTPYWRVKDGRVIMGKGKEIYLTPEEEDRYTIAQYTSELLPDGRFADKEVICRRRGDVISVPPEQVDFMDVSPKQLFAPSTVMIPFLEHDDADRALMGANMQRQAVPLLVPEKPVVATGVEGKFAAESGAVLLAEEDGVVTRVDARTITLRTESGLKEYRLTKFRKSNQYTCLTQRPVVQPGDEVKKGDILADGPATESGQLALGRNVLVAFVPWRGYNYEDAIIVSENLLKEDAFTSIQILEFEIQARETRLGPEIITRDIPGASEDELRNLDEFGIVRVGAEVGPGDILVGRITPKGETEYTPEERLLRAIFGEKAANVRDSSLRVEPGVFGTVVERRVLSRKLNDALSRRLERERIEEANRKFEVKKEFFAERRNEKLRSILRGHKAAANAKTRSGKVVHKAGLVMDDEFLNSDDFTSVVNFAQLVSNPRLQEQINKATEEYEEAVARAKQERDEEVERVTRGDELPHGVLRWVTVFIAQKRRLAVGDKMAGRHGNKGVVAKVLPVEDMPYLAVDPGQDKESGTLKELRGVAVDMVLNPLGVPSRMNIGQVLEAHLGWAAKILGYQAICPVFESATPEEIKEELRKAGLPEDGKVVLYDGRTGERFQGKVTVGVMYMMKLIHMVDDKIHARSTGRYSLITQQPLGGKAQFGGQRFGEMEVWALEAYGAAHALQEVLTIKSDDVEGRSALYEALARGKNPPKPKAPASFMVLVKELQGLGLELVPEQEKKGEKGEV